The Verrucomicrobium spinosum DSM 4136 = JCM 18804 DNA segment GCTTCCAGCAGAGAGACTCGGGCTGGCTGGACACGGCCTCCTATTTGGAAGCCAGCCGCACTTTCTTTGCTGCAGAACAACGGGTGCAAGCGGGCGAGGTGAATGACCAGGATCTGGCCGTGACGGCGGAAGAGCTGACGTGGCAGGGCGTGGGCTTCTCCCATGTGGTCTTCTGCCGGGGCTGGCAGGAATCAGGCCCCTCACGGTTCTTCCCCTGGCTGGAGTTCGATGCCGCCCGTGGGGTAATCGTGACCCTGCGCACGGATGTTGTGGAGCACCGCATCCTCAATCGCGGTGCCTGGATGCTGCGACGCCCGGATGGCGCCTGGCGGGCGGGGTCCACGTACGAGTTTGATTTCAACCGTCCCATCGAGGACTCGGTGGCTGACGTGCGGCGCAAGCTGGAAGGCCTGCTAAAAGCTCCCTATGAAATAACCGCCGCCCAGGCCGGGGTGCGCCCCATCATCAAGCGAATGCCCGCCGTGGTGGGACGCCACCCTTCCCACGAACGCGTCTGCGTGCTCAATGGCCTCGGATCGAAAGGCGTGCTGCGCTCCCCCACCATGGCCCGGCTGCTGGTGGAGCATCTGCTGGATGGCAGCCAGCTGGACGCGGAGGTGGATGTGCGCAGTCATCCCTGACGGGGTTGACAGCGCCCGCCACCGTGAGTCCCGTGACGAGGTCCATGGCCAACGCTCAACGCCCCCACTCCACACCCCTGCCCACCGCCGTGCGCTGGGTGCACGCCATCCTGGAACCCCGCCTGCTGCCTGGCGATCTGGTGGTGGACGCGACGGCGGGCAATGGCCATGATACACTCTTTCTCGCACAACGGGTGTTGCCAGAGGGACAGGTCTTCGCCTTCGACATTCAGGCTGACGCGATCCAGCAGACAGAGATCCGGCTGCGTGAAGCGGGCGTGGACATGAGCCGTATCACCCTGCATGTGGCCGGTCATGAGACCCTATCGGCCGCCCTCCCGACCGGAGTCCATCAACGATTGCGGCTCTGCATGTTCAACCTCGGCTACCTGCCCGGTGGCGACAAAGCGCGCATCACCCAGGTGGAGACCACACTCTCTGCCATTCAGCAGGCAATGGATCTGCTGGAGGAAGATGGCCTGCTCACGGTGGTTGTCTATCCCGGCCATGATGGGGGCATGCAGGAAGCAGGGCGTGTCACGGCGATGCTGGAAGCCGCATCACCAGACACCTGGGAGGTTCAGCGCATCGGCTATCTGAACTTCCGCCCCACCACGCCCTTCTGCCTGGTGGCACGCCGCCGCACTGCGGCCAGGCCGACGTGACCCTCTCAGGCGTTAAGACCTGGAGCCAACGGGGGATTCAGGAAACAAGCTGACCACGCCAGTTCCCTCTCCCTAGTTGAAATAGGCAGGTCCTCCGCCCTGGCGGTTGAAGGCATGGGCCCGCTCGATGTCCTGACGAGCCGCGCGATGGGGATCCAACTCAGGAAGCGAGGCCATGTCGAAGAACTCAATCTGGCTGCTCTCCAGGTTCGGGGTCGGCTGCCCGCCAATGATCTCGCAGAGGAAAAACATCTTGTAGATCGTATTGGCATGCCTGGGATATCCGGCGCGATCGCGGTCAATGATGGAGACCAGGGCGGTGGCCTTCACCTCATACCCGGTCTCTTCCAGACACTCACGTGCCACACCCTCACCCGGGCTCTCATTCACATCGGCCCACCCTCCGGGCAAGGTCCACAAGTTGGACGCGGTCTCCTTGATCAGGAGCACCTGATCCCCCTGGAAGATGGCTGCCCGCACGTCGAGCTTGGGAGTTGGATAGCCGATCTCGGCCGGCCACGTGAACTCCGGTTGCCGGAGAGGAGACCGGAGGAGTTCACCCGCTATCTGTCGGAGCCGCAGAAAGCGCTCTCTATCGAAAGCATCCTTGGTATAAGTCAGGCCTGCCTGGGCAATGGCAGCCAGTTCGCGGGAGATTTCCAAAAGATCCGTCATGACCAAGGATTAAGCACCGCCCGGTGAAGAATAGGTGAACGCACCACGAATTCTTCGCGAATCGTGGCCCTGAATAAGCTGGCAAAAGGCACGATAGCACCATTGGAAACCCTTCACAGGTCCGACGGAGGCTCGTGTTCCGCCTTGGTGCGACCTGAATCTTCTATTTCCCTTTATCTTCTTCTTCCATTTCCCGAAAGGCCTCTTCGAGAGCCTCATTCAGTTCCTCGATTGTCGCCTTGGCCAACCCAGGGTCCACCTCAGGCTCCGGCACGGGAGTGGCCTGGCTGGCAAAATCTCCTTTGTTGAAGGCCACGATGTTGCTCATGGCAGATTGGGGAGCGGCTTCCATGAGATGCTGCAAATCCACTGGTCCTCCCTCAGATGAGTCCTGGTTCACCTTGGTTTCCATGTTCACGGTGGGGTCAAAGGATTGCAGCGCTTGCAGCCAGCCGCGCACGGAGGACAACTCCCGGTCAAAGGTGGATACGACCCTCAACCGTGCATCCACCAACGTGGCCTCGATCCGGGCCAGCTTTTCCTGAAGCAGGCTGTTCACCGGATGCGTGGGTTGGGAGGCAAGGGCCAACGATGAGGACATGATGGAAATTATATACAATTTCCATAATTACACAATTAAAAATGACATTCCACACCTACCGGATTGCCGTGATTGAGAGCTTCGCAGTCAACATCGCATGGCACACTCAACTTAATTCAATCATCGTCAGCTAGTTGCGCATGCATTAACTGCGGTGATGCCGTGAGCGATATTGGCTGGGAGCCATCCCTTTGGCATCCGCAAAAACGCGATTGAAGTTGGAGAGGGACTGGAAACCGGTCAAAAACGCGATTTCACTCACGGACTGCGTCGTCTCCACCAATGTCTTGCAAGCTCTCGCCACCCGTAGCTCATTGATCAGGGAAGTCAGAGTTCGACCCGTCACCTTCTTGCAGTATCGGCTGAAGGCTGCATCACTCATCCTGGCCACTTGAGCGATCTCTGGAAGACTCAACGGCTCCGCCAGATGGGCGTAGAGATAATCGTACACCCTGCGCATGCGGTCGGCAGCCCGGGAGTCATTGTCAGGAGAGTATCCCACGCCGGTCAGACTTACAGCCGAGTCAGCCCCCTCCGCGAGGATCTGGAGAATCTCCAGCAAACCAAGCAAACGGTTAGTTCCCTCGGAAGACTCCAGCGATTCCATCAGGGGCTGCACCTGGGCGGAAATCACAGGATCGAAGCAGAGCCCCCGTGGAGCCACGTCCAAGAGCTGCTTCCATTCCCGGCATTCTGGCAGCTCCCAGAACCCTTGCCCCAGAGAGGTGGGACGCATATGGAGTACCAATGCCCGAGCACGCTGGTTTTTCCCGCCCGTACCAACGCTCCGCCAGTAGTGCGGGAGATTGGGCCCCAGCAATACCAGATCTCCCACCGTGAAGGCCCCCAGATGATCGCCCACGCAGCGGTCCCCCTCCCCTTCTACAATACAGGCGAGCTCAATTTCCGGGTGAAAATGCCACGGCACGTCAAAGCGGGGGAGGTTGTAGCTCCGCACGAGGAAAGACTCGTCCGGCCCCCATTGCACATCTTCCAGGCGGGCTCGCATCGCGCTCCACATTGCCAGCTATTTACCTGGTGAGTCAAACCTGCTACCTCAATCCAGTCAAAATTCTGGGAGCACTGGGCAAGCCGCGGGTGGCGGCATCCAAGCCATTTCGCTAGGATGGTCCCATGAAGCCGGCTGCCGATTTCGCCTCCTCCTACCGTCCCTATCGCAATTTGCCACCGCTCGCCGGCGTCACCACCTTTGCAGAGGCAGTGGAGCCGGGTCTCGCGGTAGAAGCTGGAGTGGATCGCTTGAAGCGCCATCACTACACGCTCAAGCGACTCATGCAGATCCTGCAGTCCCGATTGACGGCTGAGCCGGTGTACGAGCTGAAGATGACCTACAGTCTGCACTCCCACTACTGTGCGGAGCATTGCACCGCCATGCGGGAAAGGGTGGCCGAGATGCGCACCCCGCCGCTAGGTCTGGAGAAGGTGCCTAACGAGTCCCTGAAGACCTTCTTCGACGAGATCCAAAACGCGCCCACAACGGCAGAGATGCTCACCGGCATCTACGACCACGCGTTGCCCGCCCTTCAAAAAGCCATGCAGCGGCACCGGGAGGAAACGCATCCCATGGCGGACCACCCCACCGTGCGCATCCTCAGATTCGCCCTCATGGAGATCGAGGAAATGACCTATTGGGGCCGGGAGGCGCTGCCCTGCCTGGTGTCTGCTGATGACAAGGCAAAGATGATCGACTGGGAGCGCCTGCTGGAGGGGCTGCTGGCCGCGGCCGGAGGCTTGGATGGGGCGGCGACACCGGAGCCGTGCACCCTCCCCCCCCTCTACAGTGACCTGCCGCTGACCTACGACAAGACCCCGCGGCGGGACGAACGCTTCCCGGACCCCTACAACATGGGCGTGCATGCGGAAGAGTTCCTCTATGATCCCCAGTACTCCGCGCGGGACAAGACGCTCATGATGTACTACAAGCGGCTGCGGGAGATCGATGTGCCGGAGATGATGGCCAGCATCCTCACCGAGACGCCGGACAAGCCCTGGGGCTACTATCGTGACATGACACGTCAGCTCTGGGACGAGGCACGCCACGCCATGCTGGGCGAGATCGGCTTTGTCGCCAGGGGCATCGACTGGCCCCACCGCGTGATGGTGAACTTCACCTGGTCGCTGGGTCTGAACACGCAACTCAAGCCGTGGGAGCGGCATGCAGTGCTTTATTTCATCGAACAGGGCCTTATGACCAAGACGGGCAAACGATTCGAGTGGGAAGTGGGGGCGGAGTCTGGTGATCCGCTGGCGGAGACCTTCCAGGACTTTGACTGGGCAGATGAGGTGCTGCATGCCCAGATTGGCAAGCAGTGGTATGTGAGCGCCTTTGGCGACCAGAAGCAGGCCATTGAATACGGCAGCAACTGCTGGAGCAAAGTGCTCATCGGCTGGCGTGAGTGGCAGCAGCAGGGCCTCACCCAGCACCGGAACTGGTGGCCAGAGCTGTATCAGGAATACTGCGCAGTCCAGGGCGTCGAACCGGATCCCGCGGCTTTGGCCTACCACACCACGTATGAAACGTCCCGTGCAGATCTGGAGAAGCTGGCGGCGTCAGCGTGAGTGTGTGGGGCGTGTGCCACACACAGACATACCAGCAGCCAGGTCCCGGAGGGACGTCGGACAGCAGCCGGTGGTGACGGGAGCGTAGCGACCACAACCACCGGATGACACGCGTAAAAACATCGTGTCCCGAAGGCGACGCCGGACCGGGCCACACGTCCACAAAATTTCCTACCGCCCCGCCGGCTGCGGCAAACGATTGCCCTTCCTGGCCATCACCCCAGCCATCCACGAAATCCAAAACGGCAGGTTCACCAGGAAGATGAAGCACATCACCTGGTTCACCCGGAAGTCCAGCTTCATGATCAGCTCCACCCCGAAGTGAAAGGCGATGAAACTGGTGCCGATGAACAGCGCCCAGGCGCGGTTCCACAGCGCCACAAAGGCGAACAGTTCAAGGAAGAAACCCGCCCCAAAGACCAGCCGGGTGATGATGTGATGCTCCGCGAGCCACTGGGCAATACCGATGACCGGCTCAAACACGCCCTTGCTGGGGTTGTCATAGTAGAGCTGGCGGTGGGTCTTCACCACGGCCTTGGCCAGGTAGTGGCTCTTGAACAGCCAGAGCCCATCGGTCTTGCTCAGCTTCGTGATCGCGGAGGTGACATAGACCGCCGCCACGGCGCACTGGGAGAAATAGAGCTGGTACGAGGCCGCACCGAGCCCCGCCGCAAAAGCGAAAGGACGCCCCTTCACCAGCCGCCAGCCGAGCCAGAACAGCTCTGCCACAGACTGGGTGATGAGGATGAGCCCGATCATGTTATTTCCATGAAACGTGAAACCCTGGGAATTGTGCAGGGTGTTGTACCCCAGGTGGGCCAGGGTCAGGACGACCACCCCCAGCGGATTCAGAAAGCCGGTCACGTACAGCACGGCCGCCACGATCACAAGGGGGCGGAACCAGGTCATGGCTTCTGGGCCGCCCAAGAATGAGAGGTCCACAAAATGGGCGATGCCATTGGGCATCTCCTGCCGGGCAAAAGGGAGCGCCTCCCAGAGGCCCCAGACAACGGCCATGGCAAAAAAGAGGCGGAGGAGGAACCACTCCCTCGCACACACTGGGACTGGACTGAATGCTTTGGACTCCATAGGACGGATCGGATCAGGTCAAAGACGCATCTTGGCGGACGAAGAAACGAGGGATCAGCCCTCACCCAGCACCTGGGGCTCCTCCCGGAAGGTGGTTTCCTCCTGGTAGATAAGCATGTCTGTGATGCGCACCATTTCCGGCAGCGGGCGCTTCCGCTTGGTGGCCGCCTCACGGAGCTGCCGCATCGTTTCTGCAAAGGCTTCCTTGCGGATCTCCGGCGTGGCCTCCTCCGGCTCCAGCCCGTTCTTTTTGCAGGTGCGGTTGAGGCGCTCGGTGTAGATCTTCTTCACTTTGGCAGAGCTCAGGCCGGTGTGCTTCTTGATGTCCAGCGCATTCCCCGCCCCATCCGCCACCACCAGGTAGTTTGACGGGTATTCACTGGGGTCCGCATACATGGGGAAGCTGTTGAAGGGGTAGGCATTCTTCACCCCACGACACAGCAAGGTGAGCACCACCATCACCATGATGGGATGCTTGAGAACTCGACGGATGCGCGGCCACATGCCCCTGTCGTAAGCGAGCCCTGCGGCCGCTGCAACGGGAAAGGATCGAGTCGCAGGATCCGCCCTGAAAATGCCATCTCACACACATGAGGATCTGCTTTAGCCATCAGGAAGTTGACGATTACGTCAAACAAGGGCACGGGCGGGAGTGCGAGTCTTCCCCACCCTCGGCTGTTTCGCGGTTGCCCTCTCTGTAGCTCTGGCGTGGGGGCTCCCACTGACTCCGCTCTGTTCCCAGGCACGCCATGCTGAGGCAGGCGTGAGGGGAACCGTTGTGCGCGTGCATGACGGTGATACGGTGACGATCCTGACGCCTGACAAAACGGAGATAAAGATCCGGCTGTTGGGCATCGATGCGCCGGAAGCTGGTCAGCCCTATGGATCAGCCGCCAAGAAGTCGCTCTCCTCGCTGATTTTTGGACGCGAAGTGCACCTGCACGCCACCGGCACAGACAAATATGGCCGCACTCTGGGCCAGCTCCACATGGGAGATGTCTGGGTGAATCATGAGCAAATCCACCGAGGCATGGCCTGGCACTACCTTCAATACAGCCAGGATGCCCAGCTCGCTTTGGCAGAGGCGGATGCCCGGCGGGCGCGGCGCGGCCTCTGGCAGGATGCCAGGCCCGTAGCCCCATGGCTGTGGCGGAGGCAGCCGCACAAGAAGAATGGGTGATGGGCCTGGGGTAGGCATGGCGTATTGCTCCCCCATGCATACGCCCAAGCGCCGCCTGCTCAGCCCTTCTTCCGCCATCCCTATGGGCTTATGCCTGGCTCTGGCCAGCTTGACCTTGCAGGCTGCGGAGATCTTCGTGAGTCCGGACCCCGCAGGCCAGAACCAACCGATCAAGACGGCACTGGCCTCCGCGGCTGAAGGAGAGGTGCTGGTGCTCAAGCCCGGGATCTATCGGGAGACTCTGGTGATCGGAAAGCGCGTCACTCTCAAGGGAGAACCTGGGGCAGCGCTGGACGGCACCATACCCCTTCCGGCCGACTGGCAGCCAGCTGGAGCAGAGCTGCCGGGAGTGCTCACGGCTCCCCTCCCCTCCCAGCCTGCCGGACTGCTCCTGGATGGCAGGTTCATCGCCGAGCTGCGCTTTGACCGCGCCCAAAAGTCCGGGGACTGGCACTGGAAAATGCTGCTGCAGAAAGGCCCGCCATTGAGCGGGTTCAATGAAATCAAGGCGCTCTGGATCTGGCATCCCGGGGAGAGACGCGCCTACTTGCGACTGCCCGCTGGCATCTCACCCTCCACGGCCAGGCTGACCATGGTCGCTCAAGATAGACCCCTCATTGCGGTGAAGGGGGCCTCCGGGGTGGTCATCGAGAACCTGGAACTCATCGGGGGCTCAACCGCCGTCAGCATTGGCGAAGGTGCAGACCGCACGGTGGTGAGAGGCTGCCACATCCGCTCGTATGAGGACACCGGCATTGGCCTTTCAGGCGGGGCCAGCCAATGCATCGTGGAGAACTGTGAAATCACCCGCGGAGCGCTGGAGGAATGGGCACCGAGCATGGAACACAGTCGCTCCAACTACGAGATCTGGCGCATCCACAAGGATGTGGGCAAGTATGACCGTGTGGGCATCAATCTGTTCCGAGCCGGCGTCGGCAACCAAATCCTCCACAACCGCCTGGACCGGGTCTTCGACGGCATCTGCTTGGGCGATTACAAAGCGGAGTCCCTGGATGACCCGCTGCCAGATGCCGCTCATGGGCGGGGCACCCTGATCGCGGGGAATGTGATCGAAAACACGCGTGACTCCGGCATCGAACTCGGGGTGGGCTGCGTGGAGGTGGAAGTGAAGGACAACACGCTGCGCCGCACTCATGGCGGATTCCGTTTCAAGGTGCCCCGCATCGGTCCGGTGTTCATCCACCACAACCGCCTCATCGATGGTGCCCCCTTTAACTTCTGGTTCAGCATGGATTCCTCACCCGCCGAGGGCTACATCTACCACAACACAGTGGTGGGCAGGAAGCCAGCTCTGGCGCTGCATGTGGAGAAGGGAAAGCGGGACTTCAGCGTGCCCAGGTGGCATTTCCTCAACAATCTCTTCGCCGTCAAAGAGGGCTATCTGGACAAGCCTGACAAAGGAAACACGGTGGACTTTACCAGCGCCCATAATGTCTGTCTGCGCCAGGATGCCAGCCCCTGGCCGGGTGATGCCACCAAAGACAAAGGCAGCCGCTATGGACTGCCCCTCACGCTGAACGACCAGGGGGCTCCGGCTCCAGACAGTGCGGCCGTGGATGCAGGCATGGACTTGAGCACCTATTGGAAAGGCAAACCCCTGCCCGGAGCAGAGAAAGGCACTTACAAAGGAGCCGCGCCCGATGTCGGCGCGGCGGAGGTGCAGTAGCCAACCTACTCCACTTTTTCCCCGGTCTCCATGAAGAGAAACTCCACATCATCCGGACGGGGGGCGGTGCCTTTGAACAGGAACTGGCCCTTCGCCGCATCCCACTCATAGTAGAGGGCTCGCACCAATCCGGTGAGCGGCTTGAACAGTGCCGGGGTGGCGCTGCCGCCCAGGGAGGCCCACTCCAGCACCATGTCGGTGCCACCAGCATTGATCCAATACGGCTGAATGAGAACGCCATCACCCTTGGGCGCACGATGCAGGGACCACTGGGGGGCGTGGTCTTCCTGAGCAAGCCGTTTGCGCAACGCCTCGAATGTTGACTCCTCATCCCAGCCCTGCCCGCCCTCCGCGAGCGCATGTTTTCTTGCGGCGTCCACCGCCACGACGAGGGCCTTCGTTGATTCCCCTTTGGGCAGGCAAAGAGGGGCCTCCGGAACCTGGTCCATGAACGGACCCAGCCCTTTGACGGCCGATAACACCACCCTGCGCCCAATGCGGCCGTATTGGTAGAGCTGGAAGCTGCGGGCCTCCACATCGCCCTCCGCGTCAGAAGTGCTCACCGCCACCAGAGCCAAAGGATGGGTGGGCACTTCCCCGCCGGCAGAGGGGGGATACATCCACTTCTGCTGACGGTCG contains these protein-coding regions:
- a CDS encoding class I SAM-dependent methyltransferase, which encodes MANAQRPHSTPLPTAVRWVHAILEPRLLPGDLVVDATAGNGHDTLFLAQRVLPEGQVFAFDIQADAIQQTEIRLREAGVDMSRITLHVAGHETLSAALPTGVHQRLRLCMFNLGYLPGGDKARITQVETTLSAIQQAMDLLEEDGLLTVVVYPGHDGGMQEAGRVTAMLEAASPDTWEVQRIGYLNFRPTTPFCLVARRRTAARPT
- a CDS encoding NAD(P)/FAD-dependent oxidoreductase, with product MSDLRPVLIAGQGLAGTAVAWRLWERQVPFLIVDPQAEQTSSKVAAGLVTPITGMRLNLSWRMPTLAPEAVRFYESIEGRLGRKFYHATPHVRLFKNDRELKIWETRATAPELQPWLDAAPPSPLVDEASFHGELGGFQQRDSGWLDTASYLEASRTFFAAEQRVQAGEVNDQDLAVTAEELTWQGVGFSHVVFCRGWQESGPSRFFPWLEFDAARGVIVTLRTDVVEHRILNRGAWMLRRPDGAWRAGSTYEFDFNRPIEDSVADVRRKLEGLLKAPYEITAAQAGVRPIIKRMPAVVGRHPSHERVCVLNGLGSKGVLRSPTMARLLVEHLLDGSQLDAEVDVRSHP
- a CDS encoding right-handed parallel beta-helix repeat-containing protein; the protein is MHTPKRRLLSPSSAIPMGLCLALASLTLQAAEIFVSPDPAGQNQPIKTALASAAEGEVLVLKPGIYRETLVIGKRVTLKGEPGAALDGTIPLPADWQPAGAELPGVLTAPLPSQPAGLLLDGRFIAELRFDRAQKSGDWHWKMLLQKGPPLSGFNEIKALWIWHPGERRAYLRLPAGISPSTARLTMVAQDRPLIAVKGASGVVIENLELIGGSTAVSIGEGADRTVVRGCHIRSYEDTGIGLSGGASQCIVENCEITRGALEEWAPSMEHSRSNYEIWRIHKDVGKYDRVGINLFRAGVGNQILHNRLDRVFDGICLGDYKAESLDDPLPDAAHGRGTLIAGNVIENTRDSGIELGVGCVEVEVKDNTLRRTHGGFRFKVPRIGPVFIHHNRLIDGAPFNFWFSMDSSPAEGYIYHNTVVGRKPALALHVEKGKRDFSVPRWHFLNNLFAVKEGYLDKPDKGNTVDFTSAHNVCLRQDASPWPGDATKDKGSRYGLPLTLNDQGAPAPDSAAVDAGMDLSTYWKGKPLPGAEKGTYKGAAPDVGAAEVQ
- a CDS encoding NUDIX hydrolase is translated as MTDLLEISRELAAIAQAGLTYTKDAFDRERFLRLRQIAGELLRSPLRQPEFTWPAEIGYPTPKLDVRAAIFQGDQVLLIKETASNLWTLPGGWADVNESPGEGVARECLEETGYEVKATALVSIIDRDRAGYPRHANTIYKMFFLCEIIGGQPTPNLESSQIEFFDMASLPELDPHRAARQDIERAHAFNRQGGGPAYFN
- a CDS encoding AraC family transcriptional regulator, translated to MRARLEDVQWGPDESFLVRSYNLPRFDVPWHFHPEIELACIVEGEGDRCVGDHLGAFTVGDLVLLGPNLPHYWRSVGTGGKNQRARALVLHMRPTSLGQGFWELPECREWKQLLDVAPRGLCFDPVISAQVQPLMESLESSEGTNRLLGLLEILQILAEGADSAVSLTGVGYSPDNDSRAADRMRRVYDYLYAHLAEPLSLPEIAQVARMSDAAFSRYCKKVTGRTLTSLINELRVARACKTLVETTQSVSEIAFLTGFQSLSNFNRVFADAKGMAPSQYRSRHHRS
- a CDS encoding thermonuclease family protein codes for the protein MRGTVVRVHDGDTVTILTPDKTEIKIRLLGIDAPEAGQPYGSAAKKSLSSLIFGREVHLHATGTDKYGRTLGQLHMGDVWVNHEQIHRGMAWHYLQYSQDAQLALAEADARRARRGLWQDARPVAPWLWRRQPHKKNG